The Populus alba chromosome 6, ASM523922v2, whole genome shotgun sequence genome contains a region encoding:
- the LOC118027935 gene encoding protein TRANSPARENT TESTA 9 isoform X3, whose amino-acid sequence MWRSLWRSIDRFSLQHFKHVINELQKIKVVDMHNRELVVDLLQSIVEIVTYGDRQDSQIFECFMEHQVLAEFVRVLKISKNSRIEAPLLQYLSIMIQNMDSEYAIYYCLSNDYVNNIITHPYKFDGGDLAQYYISFLRSVSNKINGDTLCLLVKVHGDAVVSFPLYSEALKFAQHGEKMIQTAIRALTLNIYNVGDDMVYQFITTPPVSSYFSDLIHNLKEQCTHLDNLVHALEEMGVNQRRKELLLKTDRIVDDLYYLKDILYVGESRLSKVVTQNVLNLLLIPILHPLLHSRQSDGSNLSPITSLYIVSCLIQVIGGKSIVNYVAGVLLYPYMSLSVREAWEACLSSAFFSNFNDMEKSSCSTESEGAESVNGSPLHRHFPEGRILDFILSDNHSLSLASLFLLLTLAESKDLEDLLASMVSLSAMQHGNGGKYTREVYASASEPPTTVQIKWHTGWFLRKLLVFQGIRLDEHNFHQFNTSYERSCICVEKELDGCWFDHIMDVLRNEWASCKTALEESSQSKDPLFLLEFTICQIADGDATSSHVAWQRMVDVVKVFILHLQLKAFISKGEFLEKSSLDSIVVLPFDSAKNLASGLSSASFGSEVSLGSGIPCRIAFSNAGIRDIYLIPVARGISGKLLLVEKHPFRSQRGVVIAIAPLAGLSPKIDEDQPTWLHLRIREFEPRINGGKNRSYNMKEFIQVADGRWTIGFPNAKACGSARLAIVEETSKQRSSVRNALGPLLQNDYGGGSSDRQDGRALV is encoded by the exons ATGTGGCGTTCGCTTTGGCGATCCATCGATCGCTTCTCTCTGCAACACTTCAA ACATGTAATTAATGAATTGCAGAAGATCAAAGTTGTAGATATGCACAACAGG GAATTAGTAGTGGATCTCCTGCAGTCTATAGTAGAGATAGTTACATATGGCGACAGACAAGATTCACAGATTTTTGA GTGTTTTATGGAACACCAGGTTTTGGCAGAGTTTGTTCGTGTactaaaaattagtaaaaattcaagaattgaGGCACCGTTACTTCAGTATCTAAGTATAATGATTCAAAACATGGATAGCGAATATGCAATCT ACTACTGTTTAAGCAATGACTATGTCAACAATATTATAACACATCCGTACAAATTTGATGGTGGAGATCTAGCTCAATATTATATATCTTTCCTAAG aTCAGTGAGCAACAAAATAAATGGAGACACTCTTTGCCTTCTTGTAAAGGTTCATGGG GATGCTGTTGTCTCTTTCCCCCTATACAGCGAGGCTCTTAAATTTGCTCAGCACGGGGAAAAGATGATTCAGACTGCTATACGTGCATTGactctcaatatatataatg TTGGTGATGATATGGTTTATCAGTTCATAACAACTCCTCCAGTTTCAAGTTACTTCTCAGATTTGATTCATAACTTGAAAGAGCAATGTACCCATCTAGACAACCTTGTCCATGCTTTAGA GGAGATGGGTGTTAATCAAAGAAGAAAGGAGCTACTTTTAAAAACTGATAGAATTGTTGATGATCTGTACTACTTAAAGGATATTCTTTATGTTGGTGAATCTCGTTTGAGTAAAGTGGTCACGCAGAATGTTCTCAACTTGCTTCTCATTCCCATATTGCATCCTTTACTTCATTCAAGGCAGAGTGAT ggTTCAAATCTATCTCCAATCACTTCTCTGTATATAGTTTCTTGTCTTATTCAAGTCATTGGTGGAAAAAGTATTGTTAACTATGTGGCTGGAGTTCTTCTATACCCTTATATGTCCTTAAGTGTGAGAGAAGCTTGGGAAGCGTGTTTGAGCAGTGCttttttcagtaattttaaTGATATGGAAAAATCATCATGTTCTACCGAGTCTGAAGGTGCTGAAAGTGTCAATGGGAGCCCTCTTCACAGGCATTTTCCAGA AGGCAGAATActggattttattttgtctGACAATCACAGCCTCTCACTTGCGTCTCTGTTTTTATTACTTACTTTAGCAGAAAGTAAAG ATCTTGAGGATTTACTGGCTTCAATGGTTAGCCTAAGTGCAATGCAGCATG GTAATGGAGGAAAGTATACTCGTGAAGTTTATGCCTCAG CAAGTGAACCACCAACCACTGTGCAAATAAAGTGGCATACTGGATGGTTCTTGCGAAAGCTACTGGTTTTTCAAGGAATCAGGCTTGATGAACACAATTTCCATCAATTTAAT ACCTCATATGAGCGGTCCTGCATATGCGTCGAGAAAGAACTTGATGGATGCTGGTTTGATCATATCATGGATGTGTTGAGAAATGAATGGGCAAGCTGTAAAACAG CTCTTGAGGAATCATCACAATCCAAAGACCCCCTTTTCCTTCTAGAGTTCACAATCTGCCAGATTGCTGATG GTGATGCAACCTCTTCCCATGTAGCTTGGCAAAGAATGGTGGATGTAGTGAAG GTCTTCATTCTGCATCTTCAGTTGAAGGCTTTTATTTCCAAAGGAGAGTTTCTCGAGAAGTCCTCACTGGACTCCATAGTGGTCCTTCCCTTTGATTCTGCGAAGAACCTAGCTTCAGGTCTTTCATCTGCTAGCTTTGGGTCGGAGGTTTCCTTAG GCTCAGGAATCCCTTGCAGGATTGCCTTCTCAAATGCAGGAATCAGAGATATTTACCTGATACCCGTGGCAAGGGGAATATCTGGGAAATTGCTTCTTGTGGAGAAACATCCCTTCCGCAGTCAAAGAGGGGTTGTAATTGCCATTGCTCCATTGGCAGGATTGAGT CCAAAGATAGACGAGGATCAGCCTACATGGCTGCATCTCAGGATAAGAGAGTTTGAACCCAGAATAAATGGGGGTAAAAATAGAAGCTACAACATGAAGGAATTCATTCAAGTTGCAGATGGGCGATGGACAATCGGTTTCCCAAATGCAAAAGCTTGTGGCAGTGCTCGATTGGCAATAGTTGAGGAGACTAGTAAGCAGAGATCCTCTGTTAGGAACGCACTTGGTCCTCTACTTCAGAATGATTATGGTGGAGGGTCTTCAGATCGTCAAGATGGGCGAGCTCTAGTGTGA
- the LOC118027935 gene encoding protein TRANSPARENT TESTA 9 isoform X1, whose protein sequence is MWRSLWRSIDRFSLQHFKHVINELQKIKVVDMHNRELVVDLLQSIVEIVTYGDRQDSQIFECFMEHQVLAEFVRVLKISKNSRIEAPLLQYLSIMIQNMDSEYAIYYCLSNDYVNNIITHPYKFDGGDLAQYYISFLRSVSNKINGDTLCLLVKVHGDAVVSFPLYSEALKFAQHGEKMIQTAIRALTLNIYNVGDDMVYQFITTPPVSSYFSDLIHNLKEQCTHLDNLVHALEEMGVNQRRKELLLKTDRIVDDLYYLKDILYVGESRLSKVVTQNVLNLLLIPILHPLLHSRQSDGSNLSPITSLYIVSCLIQVIGGKSIVNYVAGVLLYPYMSLSVREAWEACLSSAFFSNFNDMEKSSCSTESEGAESVNGSPLHRHFPEGRILDFILSDNHSLSLASLFLLLTLAESKDLEDLLASMVSLSAMQHGMVMEESILVKFMPQILNALLNVLASEPPTTVQIKWHTGWFLRKLLVFQGIRLDEHNFHQFNTSYERSCICVEKELDGCWFDHIMDVLRNEWASCKTALEESSQSKDPLFLLEFTICQIADGDATSSHVAWQRMVDVVKVFILHLQLKAFISKGEFLEKSSLDSIVVLPFDSAKNLASGLSSASFGSEVSLGSGIPCRIAFSNAGIRDIYLIPVARGISGKLLLVEKHPFRSQRGVVIAIAPLAGLSPKIDEDQPTWLHLRIREFEPRINGGKNRSYNMKEFIQVADGRWTIGFPNAKACGSARLAIVEETSKQRSSVRNALGPLLQNDYGGGSSDRQDGRALV, encoded by the exons ATGTGGCGTTCGCTTTGGCGATCCATCGATCGCTTCTCTCTGCAACACTTCAA ACATGTAATTAATGAATTGCAGAAGATCAAAGTTGTAGATATGCACAACAGG GAATTAGTAGTGGATCTCCTGCAGTCTATAGTAGAGATAGTTACATATGGCGACAGACAAGATTCACAGATTTTTGA GTGTTTTATGGAACACCAGGTTTTGGCAGAGTTTGTTCGTGTactaaaaattagtaaaaattcaagaattgaGGCACCGTTACTTCAGTATCTAAGTATAATGATTCAAAACATGGATAGCGAATATGCAATCT ACTACTGTTTAAGCAATGACTATGTCAACAATATTATAACACATCCGTACAAATTTGATGGTGGAGATCTAGCTCAATATTATATATCTTTCCTAAG aTCAGTGAGCAACAAAATAAATGGAGACACTCTTTGCCTTCTTGTAAAGGTTCATGGG GATGCTGTTGTCTCTTTCCCCCTATACAGCGAGGCTCTTAAATTTGCTCAGCACGGGGAAAAGATGATTCAGACTGCTATACGTGCATTGactctcaatatatataatg TTGGTGATGATATGGTTTATCAGTTCATAACAACTCCTCCAGTTTCAAGTTACTTCTCAGATTTGATTCATAACTTGAAAGAGCAATGTACCCATCTAGACAACCTTGTCCATGCTTTAGA GGAGATGGGTGTTAATCAAAGAAGAAAGGAGCTACTTTTAAAAACTGATAGAATTGTTGATGATCTGTACTACTTAAAGGATATTCTTTATGTTGGTGAATCTCGTTTGAGTAAAGTGGTCACGCAGAATGTTCTCAACTTGCTTCTCATTCCCATATTGCATCCTTTACTTCATTCAAGGCAGAGTGAT ggTTCAAATCTATCTCCAATCACTTCTCTGTATATAGTTTCTTGTCTTATTCAAGTCATTGGTGGAAAAAGTATTGTTAACTATGTGGCTGGAGTTCTTCTATACCCTTATATGTCCTTAAGTGTGAGAGAAGCTTGGGAAGCGTGTTTGAGCAGTGCttttttcagtaattttaaTGATATGGAAAAATCATCATGTTCTACCGAGTCTGAAGGTGCTGAAAGTGTCAATGGGAGCCCTCTTCACAGGCATTTTCCAGA AGGCAGAATActggattttattttgtctGACAATCACAGCCTCTCACTTGCGTCTCTGTTTTTATTACTTACTTTAGCAGAAAGTAAAG ATCTTGAGGATTTACTGGCTTCAATGGTTAGCCTAAGTGCAATGCAGCATGGTATG GTAATGGAGGAAAGTATACTCGTGAAGTTTATGCCTCAG ATTTTAAATGCATTATTGAATGTTTTAGCAAGTGAACCACCAACCACTGTGCAAATAAAGTGGCATACTGGATGGTTCTTGCGAAAGCTACTGGTTTTTCAAGGAATCAGGCTTGATGAACACAATTTCCATCAATTTAAT ACCTCATATGAGCGGTCCTGCATATGCGTCGAGAAAGAACTTGATGGATGCTGGTTTGATCATATCATGGATGTGTTGAGAAATGAATGGGCAAGCTGTAAAACAG CTCTTGAGGAATCATCACAATCCAAAGACCCCCTTTTCCTTCTAGAGTTCACAATCTGCCAGATTGCTGATG GTGATGCAACCTCTTCCCATGTAGCTTGGCAAAGAATGGTGGATGTAGTGAAG GTCTTCATTCTGCATCTTCAGTTGAAGGCTTTTATTTCCAAAGGAGAGTTTCTCGAGAAGTCCTCACTGGACTCCATAGTGGTCCTTCCCTTTGATTCTGCGAAGAACCTAGCTTCAGGTCTTTCATCTGCTAGCTTTGGGTCGGAGGTTTCCTTAG GCTCAGGAATCCCTTGCAGGATTGCCTTCTCAAATGCAGGAATCAGAGATATTTACCTGATACCCGTGGCAAGGGGAATATCTGGGAAATTGCTTCTTGTGGAGAAACATCCCTTCCGCAGTCAAAGAGGGGTTGTAATTGCCATTGCTCCATTGGCAGGATTGAGT CCAAAGATAGACGAGGATCAGCCTACATGGCTGCATCTCAGGATAAGAGAGTTTGAACCCAGAATAAATGGGGGTAAAAATAGAAGCTACAACATGAAGGAATTCATTCAAGTTGCAGATGGGCGATGGACAATCGGTTTCCCAAATGCAAAAGCTTGTGGCAGTGCTCGATTGGCAATAGTTGAGGAGACTAGTAAGCAGAGATCCTCTGTTAGGAACGCACTTGGTCCTCTACTTCAGAATGATTATGGTGGAGGGTCTTCAGATCGTCAAGATGGGCGAGCTCTAGTGTGA
- the LOC118027935 gene encoding protein TRANSPARENT TESTA 9 isoform X4 yields the protein MWRSLWRSIDRFSLQHFKHVINELQKIKVVDMHNRELVVDLLQSIVEIVTYGDRQDSQIFECFMEHQVLAEFVRVLKISKNSRIEAPLLQYLSIMIQNMDSEYAIYYCLSNDYVNNIITHPYKFDGGDLAQYYISFLRSVSNKINGDTLCLLVKVHGDAVVSFPLYSEALKFAQHGEKMIQTAIRALTLNIYNVGDDMVYQFITTPPVSSYFSDLIHNLKEQCTHLDNLVHALEEMGVNQRRKELLLKTDRIVDDLYYLKDILYVGESRLSKVVTQNVLNLLLIPILHPLLHSRQSDGSNLSPITSLYIVSCLIQVIGGKSIVNYVAGVLLYPYMSLSVREAWEACLSSAFFSNFNDMEKSSCSTESEGAESVNGSPLHRHFPEGRILDFILSDNHSLSLASLFLLLTLAESKDLEDLLASMVSLSAMQHGMVMEESILVKFMPQILNALLNVLASEPPTTVQIKWHTGWFLRKLLVFQGIRLDEHNFHQFNTSYERSCICVEKELDGCWFDHIMDVLRNEWASCKTALEESSQSKDPLFLLEFTICQIADGDATSSHVAWQRMVDVVKVFILHLQLKAFISKGEFLEKSSLDSIVVLPFDSAKNLASGSGIPCRIAFSNAGIRDIYLIPVARGISGKLLLVEKHPFRSQRGVVIAIAPLAGLSPKIDEDQPTWLHLRIREFEPRINGGKNRSYNMKEFIQVADGRWTIGFPNAKACGSARLAIVEETSKQRSSVRNALGPLLQNDYGGGSSDRQDGRALV from the exons ATGTGGCGTTCGCTTTGGCGATCCATCGATCGCTTCTCTCTGCAACACTTCAA ACATGTAATTAATGAATTGCAGAAGATCAAAGTTGTAGATATGCACAACAGG GAATTAGTAGTGGATCTCCTGCAGTCTATAGTAGAGATAGTTACATATGGCGACAGACAAGATTCACAGATTTTTGA GTGTTTTATGGAACACCAGGTTTTGGCAGAGTTTGTTCGTGTactaaaaattagtaaaaattcaagaattgaGGCACCGTTACTTCAGTATCTAAGTATAATGATTCAAAACATGGATAGCGAATATGCAATCT ACTACTGTTTAAGCAATGACTATGTCAACAATATTATAACACATCCGTACAAATTTGATGGTGGAGATCTAGCTCAATATTATATATCTTTCCTAAG aTCAGTGAGCAACAAAATAAATGGAGACACTCTTTGCCTTCTTGTAAAGGTTCATGGG GATGCTGTTGTCTCTTTCCCCCTATACAGCGAGGCTCTTAAATTTGCTCAGCACGGGGAAAAGATGATTCAGACTGCTATACGTGCATTGactctcaatatatataatg TTGGTGATGATATGGTTTATCAGTTCATAACAACTCCTCCAGTTTCAAGTTACTTCTCAGATTTGATTCATAACTTGAAAGAGCAATGTACCCATCTAGACAACCTTGTCCATGCTTTAGA GGAGATGGGTGTTAATCAAAGAAGAAAGGAGCTACTTTTAAAAACTGATAGAATTGTTGATGATCTGTACTACTTAAAGGATATTCTTTATGTTGGTGAATCTCGTTTGAGTAAAGTGGTCACGCAGAATGTTCTCAACTTGCTTCTCATTCCCATATTGCATCCTTTACTTCATTCAAGGCAGAGTGAT ggTTCAAATCTATCTCCAATCACTTCTCTGTATATAGTTTCTTGTCTTATTCAAGTCATTGGTGGAAAAAGTATTGTTAACTATGTGGCTGGAGTTCTTCTATACCCTTATATGTCCTTAAGTGTGAGAGAAGCTTGGGAAGCGTGTTTGAGCAGTGCttttttcagtaattttaaTGATATGGAAAAATCATCATGTTCTACCGAGTCTGAAGGTGCTGAAAGTGTCAATGGGAGCCCTCTTCACAGGCATTTTCCAGA AGGCAGAATActggattttattttgtctGACAATCACAGCCTCTCACTTGCGTCTCTGTTTTTATTACTTACTTTAGCAGAAAGTAAAG ATCTTGAGGATTTACTGGCTTCAATGGTTAGCCTAAGTGCAATGCAGCATGGTATG GTAATGGAGGAAAGTATACTCGTGAAGTTTATGCCTCAG ATTTTAAATGCATTATTGAATGTTTTAGCAAGTGAACCACCAACCACTGTGCAAATAAAGTGGCATACTGGATGGTTCTTGCGAAAGCTACTGGTTTTTCAAGGAATCAGGCTTGATGAACACAATTTCCATCAATTTAAT ACCTCATATGAGCGGTCCTGCATATGCGTCGAGAAAGAACTTGATGGATGCTGGTTTGATCATATCATGGATGTGTTGAGAAATGAATGGGCAAGCTGTAAAACAG CTCTTGAGGAATCATCACAATCCAAAGACCCCCTTTTCCTTCTAGAGTTCACAATCTGCCAGATTGCTGATG GTGATGCAACCTCTTCCCATGTAGCTTGGCAAAGAATGGTGGATGTAGTGAAG GTCTTCATTCTGCATCTTCAGTTGAAGGCTTTTATTTCCAAAGGAGAGTTTCTCGAGAAGTCCTCACTGGACTCCATAGTGGTCCTTCCCTTTGATTCTGCGAAGAACCTAGCTTCAG GCTCAGGAATCCCTTGCAGGATTGCCTTCTCAAATGCAGGAATCAGAGATATTTACCTGATACCCGTGGCAAGGGGAATATCTGGGAAATTGCTTCTTGTGGAGAAACATCCCTTCCGCAGTCAAAGAGGGGTTGTAATTGCCATTGCTCCATTGGCAGGATTGAGT CCAAAGATAGACGAGGATCAGCCTACATGGCTGCATCTCAGGATAAGAGAGTTTGAACCCAGAATAAATGGGGGTAAAAATAGAAGCTACAACATGAAGGAATTCATTCAAGTTGCAGATGGGCGATGGACAATCGGTTTCCCAAATGCAAAAGCTTGTGGCAGTGCTCGATTGGCAATAGTTGAGGAGACTAGTAAGCAGAGATCCTCTGTTAGGAACGCACTTGGTCCTCTACTTCAGAATGATTATGGTGGAGGGTCTTCAGATCGTCAAGATGGGCGAGCTCTAGTGTGA
- the LOC118027935 gene encoding protein TRANSPARENT TESTA 9 isoform X2, whose amino-acid sequence MWRSLWRSIDRFSLQHFKHVINELQKIKVVDMHNRELVVDLLQSIVEIVTYGDRQDSQIFECFMEHQVLAEFVRVLKISKNSRIEAPLLQYLSIMIQNMDSEYAIYYCLSNDYVNNIITHPYKFDGGDLAQYYISFLRSVSNKINGDTLCLLVKVHGDAVVSFPLYSEALKFAQHGEKMIQTAIRALTLNIYNVGDDMVYQFITTPPVSSYFSDLIHNLKEQCTHLDNLVHALEEMGVNQRRKELLLKTDRIVDDLYYLKDILYVGESRLSKVVTQNVLNLLLIPILHPLLHSRQSDGSNLSPITSLYIVSCLIQVIGGKSIVNYVAGVLLYPYMSLSVREAWEACLSSAFFSNFNDMEKSSCSTESEGAESVNGSPLHRHFPEGRILDFILSDNHSLSLASLFLLLTLAESKDLEDLLASMVSLSAMQHGMVMEESILVKFMPQILNALLNVLASEPPTTVQIKWHTGWFLRKLLVFQGIRLDEHNFHQFNTSYERSCICVEKELDGCWFDHIMDVLRNEWASCKTALEESSQSKDPLFLLEFTICQIADAWQRMVDVVKVFILHLQLKAFISKGEFLEKSSLDSIVVLPFDSAKNLASGLSSASFGSEVSLGSGIPCRIAFSNAGIRDIYLIPVARGISGKLLLVEKHPFRSQRGVVIAIAPLAGLSPKIDEDQPTWLHLRIREFEPRINGGKNRSYNMKEFIQVADGRWTIGFPNAKACGSARLAIVEETSKQRSSVRNALGPLLQNDYGGGSSDRQDGRALV is encoded by the exons ATGTGGCGTTCGCTTTGGCGATCCATCGATCGCTTCTCTCTGCAACACTTCAA ACATGTAATTAATGAATTGCAGAAGATCAAAGTTGTAGATATGCACAACAGG GAATTAGTAGTGGATCTCCTGCAGTCTATAGTAGAGATAGTTACATATGGCGACAGACAAGATTCACAGATTTTTGA GTGTTTTATGGAACACCAGGTTTTGGCAGAGTTTGTTCGTGTactaaaaattagtaaaaattcaagaattgaGGCACCGTTACTTCAGTATCTAAGTATAATGATTCAAAACATGGATAGCGAATATGCAATCT ACTACTGTTTAAGCAATGACTATGTCAACAATATTATAACACATCCGTACAAATTTGATGGTGGAGATCTAGCTCAATATTATATATCTTTCCTAAG aTCAGTGAGCAACAAAATAAATGGAGACACTCTTTGCCTTCTTGTAAAGGTTCATGGG GATGCTGTTGTCTCTTTCCCCCTATACAGCGAGGCTCTTAAATTTGCTCAGCACGGGGAAAAGATGATTCAGACTGCTATACGTGCATTGactctcaatatatataatg TTGGTGATGATATGGTTTATCAGTTCATAACAACTCCTCCAGTTTCAAGTTACTTCTCAGATTTGATTCATAACTTGAAAGAGCAATGTACCCATCTAGACAACCTTGTCCATGCTTTAGA GGAGATGGGTGTTAATCAAAGAAGAAAGGAGCTACTTTTAAAAACTGATAGAATTGTTGATGATCTGTACTACTTAAAGGATATTCTTTATGTTGGTGAATCTCGTTTGAGTAAAGTGGTCACGCAGAATGTTCTCAACTTGCTTCTCATTCCCATATTGCATCCTTTACTTCATTCAAGGCAGAGTGAT ggTTCAAATCTATCTCCAATCACTTCTCTGTATATAGTTTCTTGTCTTATTCAAGTCATTGGTGGAAAAAGTATTGTTAACTATGTGGCTGGAGTTCTTCTATACCCTTATATGTCCTTAAGTGTGAGAGAAGCTTGGGAAGCGTGTTTGAGCAGTGCttttttcagtaattttaaTGATATGGAAAAATCATCATGTTCTACCGAGTCTGAAGGTGCTGAAAGTGTCAATGGGAGCCCTCTTCACAGGCATTTTCCAGA AGGCAGAATActggattttattttgtctGACAATCACAGCCTCTCACTTGCGTCTCTGTTTTTATTACTTACTTTAGCAGAAAGTAAAG ATCTTGAGGATTTACTGGCTTCAATGGTTAGCCTAAGTGCAATGCAGCATGGTATG GTAATGGAGGAAAGTATACTCGTGAAGTTTATGCCTCAG ATTTTAAATGCATTATTGAATGTTTTAGCAAGTGAACCACCAACCACTGTGCAAATAAAGTGGCATACTGGATGGTTCTTGCGAAAGCTACTGGTTTTTCAAGGAATCAGGCTTGATGAACACAATTTCCATCAATTTAAT ACCTCATATGAGCGGTCCTGCATATGCGTCGAGAAAGAACTTGATGGATGCTGGTTTGATCATATCATGGATGTGTTGAGAAATGAATGGGCAAGCTGTAAAACAG CTCTTGAGGAATCATCACAATCCAAAGACCCCCTTTTCCTTCTAGAGTTCACAATCTGCCAGATTGCTGATG CTTGGCAAAGAATGGTGGATGTAGTGAAG GTCTTCATTCTGCATCTTCAGTTGAAGGCTTTTATTTCCAAAGGAGAGTTTCTCGAGAAGTCCTCACTGGACTCCATAGTGGTCCTTCCCTTTGATTCTGCGAAGAACCTAGCTTCAGGTCTTTCATCTGCTAGCTTTGGGTCGGAGGTTTCCTTAG GCTCAGGAATCCCTTGCAGGATTGCCTTCTCAAATGCAGGAATCAGAGATATTTACCTGATACCCGTGGCAAGGGGAATATCTGGGAAATTGCTTCTTGTGGAGAAACATCCCTTCCGCAGTCAAAGAGGGGTTGTAATTGCCATTGCTCCATTGGCAGGATTGAGT CCAAAGATAGACGAGGATCAGCCTACATGGCTGCATCTCAGGATAAGAGAGTTTGAACCCAGAATAAATGGGGGTAAAAATAGAAGCTACAACATGAAGGAATTCATTCAAGTTGCAGATGGGCGATGGACAATCGGTTTCCCAAATGCAAAAGCTTGTGGCAGTGCTCGATTGGCAATAGTTGAGGAGACTAGTAAGCAGAGATCCTCTGTTAGGAACGCACTTGGTCCTCTACTTCAGAATGATTATGGTGGAGGGTCTTCAGATCGTCAAGATGGGCGAGCTCTAGTGTGA